A single Bifidobacterium asteroides DNA region contains:
- a CDS encoding NUDIX hydrolase has protein sequence MSDEAQDLQARLAARLDGRDGQGPKGIDMTRAPELMDDREVFRGPIFVIDQQQVAMFRRDGSKETIDRQLIRHDPCVVMLVHDCAADAYLLTREYRVGAQAYVFGLPAGFIDPGESPVKAVLRELREETGLVPGPEGAPASESHLNPEDGWIDAAPDVYSSLGMSDELGHIVVLHLRRWHQGSTDFDPGEHIQSAWVSWQELCAAGVADAKAVVAIQHEAIRRLQKD, from the coding sequence GGCTGCCAGGCTGGACGGCCGCGATGGACAGGGACCCAAGGGCATCGATATGACCCGCGCTCCCGAGTTGATGGATGACAGGGAGGTCTTCCGCGGCCCGATATTCGTTATCGACCAGCAGCAGGTGGCTATGTTCCGGCGCGACGGTTCCAAGGAAACCATCGATCGGCAGCTCATCCGTCACGACCCCTGCGTGGTCATGCTGGTACACGACTGCGCTGCCGATGCCTATCTGCTGACCCGCGAATACCGGGTGGGCGCCCAGGCCTATGTCTTCGGCCTGCCAGCCGGTTTCATCGACCCGGGGGAGAGCCCTGTCAAGGCTGTCCTGCGCGAGCTGCGTGAGGAGACTGGTCTGGTGCCTGGACCTGAGGGCGCACCGGCCTCAGAAAGCCATCTGAATCCTGAAGACGGTTGGATCGATGCTGCTCCCGATGTCTACTCCTCCCTAGGCATGAGCGACGAGCTCGGCCACATCGTGGTCCTGCATCTGCGTCGCTGGCATCAAGGATCCACCGACTTCGACCCGGGCGAGCATATCCAGTCGGCCTGGGTCTCCTGGCAGGAGCTCTGCGCAGCTGGAGTCGCCGATGCCAAGGCAGTGGTGGCCATTCAGCATGAGGCCATCCGTCGCCTGCAGAAGGATTAA